From a region of the Butyrivibrio sp. AE3004 genome:
- a CDS encoding alpha/beta hydrolase — protein sequence MIKKEELKLVTEWDKTFPMSDKVDHSKVTFVNRYGITLAADMYVPGDKEGRLPAIAVCGPFGAVKEQCSGLYAQAMAERGFLTIAFDPSFTGESGGNVRYMASPDINTEDFMAAVDFLSLNDRVDPDRIGIIGICGWGGMAINTAALDTRIKATVASTMYDMTRVNANGYFDSEDSEEARYEKKKAMCAQRLEDLKSGDYKLGGGVVDPLPSDAPFFVKDYYDYYKTDRGYHNRSLNSNGGWNVIGCESFINQPILKYSNEIRSAVLLIHGEKAHSCYFSKDAYADMIKDSKYADNKELMIIPDAVHTDLYDGGDKDYIPYDKLESFFKENLK from the coding sequence ATGATCAAAAAGGAAGAACTGAAACTGGTAACTGAATGGGACAAAACATTCCCTATGAGCGATAAGGTAGACCACAGCAAGGTGACCTTTGTGAACCGATATGGGATAACACTTGCAGCAGATATGTATGTACCGGGGGATAAAGAGGGCAGACTTCCTGCAATCGCAGTATGCGGTCCCTTTGGTGCAGTTAAGGAGCAGTGCAGTGGATTGTATGCGCAGGCCATGGCAGAGAGAGGCTTTCTGACAATAGCGTTTGATCCTTCTTTTACCGGAGAAAGTGGCGGGAATGTAAGATATATGGCTTCCCCGGATATCAATACTGAGGATTTCATGGCGGCGGTTGACTTTCTTTCCCTGAATGACAGAGTTGATCCTGACAGGATAGGGATCATAGGTATCTGCGGCTGGGGCGGAATGGCGATCAATACGGCGGCACTCGATACGAGAATAAAGGCAACCGTGGCATCCACCATGTATGATATGACCAGGGTGAACGCAAACGGTTACTTTGACAGTGAGGACAGTGAAGAGGCACGTTATGAGAAGAAGAAAGCTATGTGTGCTCAGAGGCTGGAGGATCTGAAATCGGGTGATTATAAGCTTGGCGGTGGAGTTGTCGATCCGTTGCCTTCGGATGCACCTTTCTTTGTTAAGGACTACTATGACTACTACAAGACCGACAGAGGATATCATAATAGAAGCCTTAATTCTAACGGTGGATGGAATGTCATCGGATGTGAGTCTTTCATTAACCAGCCTATTCTGAAATATTCAAATGAGATCAGAAGTGCAGTGCTTCTTATCCACGGAGAAAAGGCTCATTCGTGCTATTTCTCAAAGGATGCCTATGCAGATATGATTAAAGACAGCAAGTATGCTGATAATAAAGAACTTATGATAATCCCTGATGCGGTGCATACAGAT
- a CDS encoding LysR family transcriptional regulator, which yields MEIKSLRYFLAVAREENMTKAADMLHVTQPTLSKTLKSLEDELGKKLFTRHSFSISLTDEGMLLRDRAEDLIAMADRIEQEFITLDDITGGDIYFGLAESFQIRHLAKEIHKLKNRYPGFTYHITSGDTEQVTEKLDKGLLDFAVLCEKPNSAKYDYLKFPEADVWGAVMPADHPLAKKKSVRVKDLIGRPLFCSEQSWNNEIPQWARDSFDKLHLEGSFRLSYNGSMFAKEGLGILLTFEHLINCSKESGLVFRPLSPKQTSELYLIWNKYPSFTPIAEKFLTQIKTSFHKP from the coding sequence ATGGAGATCAAAAGCCTGCGATACTTCCTTGCCGTCGCAAGGGAAGAGAATATGACAAAGGCTGCGGACATGCTTCATGTCACACAGCCTACGCTTTCAAAAACATTAAAATCACTCGAAGATGAACTGGGAAAGAAGTTGTTCACACGTCACAGCTTTAGCATATCCCTGACTGATGAGGGGATGCTTCTTCGCGACCGTGCGGAAGATCTCATCGCCATGGCCGACCGTATAGAACAGGAATTCATCACCCTTGACGATATCACCGGCGGGGATATCTATTTTGGACTGGCAGAAAGCTTTCAGATACGGCATCTTGCAAAAGAAATCCACAAGTTAAAGAACCGATATCCCGGTTTTACCTACCATATCACCAGTGGAGATACCGAGCAGGTGACGGAAAAACTTGATAAGGGCCTGCTTGATTTTGCGGTATTATGTGAAAAGCCAAACTCTGCAAAATACGATTACTTGAAATTTCCGGAAGCCGATGTCTGGGGAGCTGTCATGCCTGCTGATCACCCTCTCGCCAAGAAGAAGTCCGTTAGAGTAAAGGATCTTATCGGTAGGCCATTATTCTGCTCTGAACAAAGCTGGAACAACGAAATTCCTCAATGGGCAAGGGATAGTTTTGACAAGCTTCATCTTGAGGGCTCTTTCCGTCTGTCCTATAACGGTTCCATGTTTGCAAAGGAAGGGCTTGGGATCCTGCTAACCTTTGAGCATCTGATCAACTGCTCCAAAGAGAGCGGGCTTGTTTTTCGTCCCCTTTCACCTAAGCAGACATCCGAGTTGTATCTGATATGGAATAAATATCCTTCTTTTACTCCCATAGCTGAAAAATTCCTTACACAGATCAAAACATCGTTCCACAAACCGTAG